From Methanosarcina lacustris Z-7289, one genomic window encodes:
- a CDS encoding universal stress protein, protein MMSDLYRNIVIATDGSENTRRAISYGIEIAKISGATVHVLYVVNTPATISESWTAGKEEIYKIMRCDGEKLVSKVKEIGKDAGVEIRDVLLDGCPSDEIINFAENNNVDLIVMGTLGKTGLEKFLMGSVAEKVVRGSKVPVMVVRA, encoded by the coding sequence ATGATGAGCGATTTATACCGAAATATAGTGATTGCAACAGACGGATCTGAGAATACCCGGAGGGCTATTTCTTACGGTATTGAGATTGCAAAAATTAGCGGAGCCACTGTCCACGTCCTTTACGTAGTAAATACACCAGCTACAATTTCAGAAAGTTGGACTGCTGGTAAAGAAGAAATCTACAAAATAATGAGGTGTGATGGGGAGAAATTAGTATCTAAAGTTAAGGAGATTGGAAAAGATGCGGGGGTGGAGATAAGAGATGTTCTTTTAGATGGGTGCCCGAGTGATGAAATTATTAATTTTGCAGAAAATAATAACGTGGACCTGATAGTAATGGGTACACTCGGAAAAACAGGACTTGAAAAATTTCTGATGGGAAGTGTTGCAGAAAAAGTAGTCAGAGGTTCAAAAGTTCCTGTCATGGTCGTAAGGGCTTGA
- a CDS encoding LemA family protein produces the protein MIVEILVIAVIILGLLFVIVYNDLIKQRNRVENSWAQIEVQLKRRYDLIPNLVETVKGYAKHEKTLFENITKARAAVMSANNVNETAEASNYLSSTLKSLFAVAENYPDLKANQNFIQLQKDLLETENKIAYARQFYNDTVMKYNISIQTIPKNIIASIMGFTKNDLFETLQTEREAPKVEF, from the coding sequence ATGATAGTAGAAATTCTGGTAATAGCAGTAATAATTCTGGGTTTGCTCTTCGTTATAGTTTACAATGACCTTATAAAGCAAAGAAACAGGGTAGAAAATTCCTGGGCCCAGATAGAAGTCCAGCTGAAAAGGCGTTATGACCTTATCCCCAATCTGGTAGAAACCGTAAAAGGGTATGCAAAACACGAAAAAACCCTTTTCGAAAACATTACGAAAGCCAGGGCTGCAGTAATGTCTGCAAATAATGTAAATGAAACGGCAGAAGCATCCAATTACCTTTCTTCCACCCTGAAATCCCTTTTCGCAGTTGCAGAAAACTATCCTGACCTGAAGGCCAACCAGAACTTTATACAGCTCCAGAAAGACCTCCTGGAGACCGAAAACAAAATTGCCTATGCAAGACAATTTTATAACGATACGGTTATGAAATACAACATAAGTATTCAGACAATCCCGAAAAATATTATTGCATCTATAATGGGATTCACGAAAAATGATCTATTTGAAACCCTGCAAACCGAAAGGGAAGCCCCTAAGGTTGAGTTCTGA
- a CDS encoding DUF2207 domain-containing protein, whose product MRLSNGSVEPIRKANINPLVLKTVILLLVLLCMVSSASARDYALEGATTNLTIDPSGLVHVEESISYSFEGNYNEVFRILKVSPGESIQNIKGHCSDEACTFSVRPTSEGYELVGGLPTPTPEKVTFFISYDHYGAVKVHSDVSEFHYKLWGEEWEKPLGSLKGSVTLPVKNESQLQYWTHPTGYTQAAGVEQNVLNLKTTEIPSYQWYEVRVVFPRIESPNSSLVQVDNAEGLKEIKSIEDEYEMKGSILKGLYNLTILFAFLALVFPFLIYIRYGREPKIDYEAIYEREPPTDSRPAVVNAIMQGKIGTPTMDGFTATVMNLANLGYISLRTEKSEESRALGLFKSESEDILVELVSPDSDKEAKGTLPKLENFEEDVFNLLKKHASENKVSWDKLKKELGKGTDFYQFVLAWNKKVEKHIVVEKLFRSTGNTYTGIFGLVTIIVAVVYFIAISKYFPSNSFPLASNMSILVVLLGVFGLVMIIFSSTFEKVMGRWTPEGKLYYKRWNNFQKYLTDFSALKEHPPESIKLWDSYLVYATALGVAEEVLKNMSLVVPDEQLKYSHFYYVHHSYAQFGSGFGRAYAASTPSSNGGGGGVGGVGGGSGGGGGGAR is encoded by the coding sequence TTGCGGCTTTCAAATGGTTCTGTTGAACCTATCAGAAAAGCAAATATTAATCCTTTGGTATTGAAAACGGTTATTCTTTTACTGGTCCTTCTCTGTATGGTATCCTCAGCCAGTGCAAGAGACTACGCACTGGAAGGAGCAACAACGAATCTAACTATTGACCCCAGCGGCTTAGTCCATGTTGAAGAATCAATTTCATACTCATTTGAAGGAAATTATAACGAAGTTTTTAGAATACTCAAGGTGTCCCCCGGAGAATCGATCCAGAATATCAAGGGACATTGTTCAGATGAAGCCTGTACTTTCAGTGTAAGACCTACTTCCGAAGGGTATGAGCTGGTAGGTGGACTTCCAACCCCCACTCCGGAAAAAGTGACTTTCTTTATTTCCTATGATCATTATGGTGCAGTCAAAGTTCACAGCGATGTTTCCGAATTCCACTATAAACTCTGGGGCGAAGAATGGGAGAAGCCTCTTGGAAGCCTGAAAGGAAGCGTCACGCTCCCTGTGAAAAACGAGAGCCAACTCCAGTACTGGACTCATCCGACAGGTTATACGCAGGCTGCTGGTGTGGAACAGAATGTGCTTAATTTAAAAACAACTGAAATTCCTTCTTATCAATGGTATGAAGTCAGGGTTGTTTTCCCGAGAATTGAATCTCCCAATTCCAGCCTGGTCCAGGTAGATAATGCAGAGGGCCTTAAAGAAATAAAATCTATTGAGGATGAATATGAAATGAAAGGCTCGATCTTAAAGGGCCTTTACAATCTGACAATTTTGTTTGCTTTCCTCGCCCTGGTATTCCCCTTCCTCATTTATATCAGGTACGGGAGAGAACCAAAAATAGATTATGAGGCAATATATGAAAGAGAGCCTCCTACCGATTCCAGGCCTGCTGTGGTCAATGCCATAATGCAGGGGAAGATCGGCACTCCTACAATGGACGGGTTTACTGCTACGGTTATGAACCTTGCTAACCTTGGTTATATTTCTCTTCGCACTGAAAAATCAGAGGAAAGCAGGGCATTGGGTCTGTTCAAATCAGAATCTGAAGACATTTTAGTTGAACTTGTCAGCCCGGACTCAGATAAGGAAGCTAAAGGAACCCTCCCAAAACTGGAAAATTTCGAAGAAGATGTGTTCAATTTATTGAAAAAACATGCTTCTGAAAATAAGGTTTCGTGGGATAAACTGAAAAAGGAGCTTGGAAAAGGAACCGATTTTTATCAATTTGTGCTTGCCTGGAATAAAAAAGTTGAAAAGCATATTGTGGTTGAGAAACTCTTCCGGTCCACAGGAAACACATATACGGGTATTTTCGGCCTGGTAACTATAATAGTGGCAGTTGTTTATTTTATTGCAATCTCTAAATATTTTCCTTCCAATTCGTTTCCCCTGGCGTCAAATATGAGTATACTGGTGGTTTTACTCGGAGTTTTCGGGCTAGTTATGATCATTTTCTCCTCAACGTTTGAAAAGGTAATGGGCCGCTGGACCCCGGAAGGAAAGCTTTATTATAAACGCTGGAATAACTTTCAAAAATATCTCACCGATTTTTCTGCTCTCAAAGAGCATCCACCGGAGTCAATAAAGCTCTGGGATTCTTATCTGGTGTATGCAACCGCTCTGGGAGTCGCAGAAGAAGTCCTTAAAAACATGTCTTTAGTCGTTCCTGATGAACAGTTGAAATACAGTCACTTCTACTATGTACACCACAGTTACGCCCAATTCGGCTCCGGTTTTGGGAGAGCTTATGCGGCATCCACTCCATCTTCAAACGGGGGCGGTGGCGGTGTAGGCGGCGTGGGCGGCGGTTCAGGGGGCGGCGGTGGTGGTGCCAGATAA
- the iscB gene encoding RNA-guided endonuclease IscB — protein MLVFVINQNKKPLMPCKPSKARKLLQAGKAKVVRNTPFTIKLLFGSSGYTQPVIAGMDTGSKVVGCAAIANGKVLYQSEIYLRENVSKKMEQRKMYRRTRRGRKTRYRPARFDNRGNSRREGRLAPSIRSKLEAHFREKMFVESLLPVTEWKVELASFDIHKITNPEVSGIGYQERDLKGFYNVKAYVLDRDGYTCQHCRGKSKDSRLHCHHIVFRSQKGTDAPENLITLCETCHKALHNGEFKLSGNKSKTKHATEIGILKSQIRKSGWSFAETFGYETKYRREQVLKLLKTHYFDAVAICCRDDQNVEVEDSVLLKRNVSKGDYQQRTGKRSEKKIPTGKLFGLRKFDLVKTSKGIGFVKGKRSSGFFAISDLFGNKISDSVNVKKKCRRLSARSTTLVQMVQMTHSSPTCHFRQAGTVEEGVSC, from the coding sequence ATGTTAGTTTTCGTAATCAATCAAAACAAAAAACCACTAATGCCCTGTAAACCTTCAAAAGCCAGAAAGCTACTGCAAGCAGGCAAGGCAAAAGTGGTCCGAAATACTCCATTCACAATCAAGTTACTTTTCGGAAGCAGTGGGTATACTCAACCTGTAATTGCAGGGATGGATACCGGCTCTAAGGTCGTGGGCTGTGCAGCCATTGCTAACGGAAAAGTGTTGTATCAGTCCGAAATCTACCTTCGAGAAAACGTTTCAAAAAAGATGGAACAACGGAAGATGTACCGGAGAACCAGAAGAGGTAGAAAAACAAGGTATAGACCTGCAAGATTTGATAACCGGGGAAATTCAAGGAGAGAAGGGAGATTAGCTCCTTCTATCCGAAGCAAACTTGAAGCTCATTTCCGGGAAAAGATGTTTGTGGAATCCCTGCTTCCTGTAACGGAATGGAAGGTAGAGCTTGCTTCCTTTGATATTCACAAAATAACAAATCCGGAGGTTTCCGGGATAGGATATCAGGAAAGGGACCTTAAAGGTTTCTACAATGTCAAAGCTTACGTTCTGGATCGAGACGGCTACACCTGCCAGCACTGCAGGGGAAAGTCAAAGGATTCCCGGCTGCATTGCCATCATATCGTTTTCAGGTCACAGAAGGGAACAGATGCACCAGAAAACCTGATAACGCTCTGTGAAACCTGTCACAAAGCCCTGCACAATGGAGAATTCAAACTCTCAGGGAACAAGTCAAAAACAAAACATGCAACTGAAATCGGGATCCTCAAATCCCAAATCCGGAAATCCGGCTGGAGTTTTGCAGAGACTTTCGGGTACGAAACAAAGTACAGGAGAGAGCAGGTCTTGAAGTTGTTAAAAACACATTACTTTGATGCTGTTGCTATTTGTTGTAGGGACGATCAGAATGTAGAGGTAGAAGATTCGGTTTTACTAAAAAGAAACGTTAGCAAGGGGGATTATCAGCAAAGGACAGGAAAAAGATCCGAAAAGAAAATACCTACCGGGAAACTGTTTGGGCTCAGGAAATTTGATCTTGTAAAAACAAGTAAAGGAATAGGGTTTGTTAAAGGCAAAAGATCTTCCGGATTCTTTGCTATTTCGGATCTGTTTGGAAACAAAATATCAGATAGTGTTAACGTGAAGAAAAAATGCAGGAGACTGAGTGCGAGGAGTACAACATTAGTTCAGATGGTACAGATGACGCATTCCTCCCCCACCTGCCATTTCCGGCAAGCCGGAACTGTCGAGGAAGGGGTCTCCTGCTGA
- a CDS encoding Ig-like domain-containing protein, with the protein MILHKNNDWVKFLLGVFAGAAIVYTVKKYMCNKSLREVFKSLPINFKHGQVPPKVKSIYPDRQTFAFRHDSPIWIEFDMPMNNASITKETVIVRSSASTEPVEGLLDAGSRIMMFRPYGEYPMDDSGAEITITLLGTETGYGVIIDERGIALDGDNDGKSGGDFVYTYRLIK; encoded by the coding sequence ATGATATTGCATAAAAATAATGACTGGGTTAAATTCCTGCTGGGTGTATTTGCAGGAGCTGCAATTGTGTATACTGTTAAAAAGTATATGTGTAATAAGTCCCTTCGAGAGGTTTTCAAATCTCTTCCTATTAACTTCAAACATGGACAGGTCCCCCCAAAGGTAAAGTCAATTTATCCTGACAGGCAGACTTTTGCGTTCAGGCATGATTCCCCTATCTGGATCGAATTCGATATGCCTATGAATAACGCAAGCATTACGAAAGAGACAGTAATCGTAAGAAGTTCCGCATCAACAGAACCTGTGGAAGGCTTGCTGGATGCAGGTTCCAGAATAATGATGTTCCGTCCTTATGGCGAATATCCTATGGATGATTCCGGTGCTGAAATAACAATTACCTTACTTGGAACCGAAACCGGATACGGAGTCATAATAGACGAAAGAGGAATTGCTCTGGACGGCGACAACGACGGAAAATCCGGAGGAGACTTTGTATATACTTACAGGCTTATAAAGTGA
- a CDS encoding hydantoinase B/oxoprolinase family protein has translation MSPKTRWQFWIDRGGTFTDIVARRPDGKLITHKLLSEDPAHYEDAAMHGIRQVLGLPENAPFPAEQVEAIKMGTTVGTNALLERKGERTVLVITRGFGDALRIGYQNRPDIFAQKIELPDQLYERVIEVSGRYGADGKELVPLDFEGARKELEEAFNAGIRSAAIVLMHAYRYPEHELKIGRLAQEIGFTQVSLSHQASPLIKIVSRGETAVVDAYLSPVLRRYVDIIEKSLQERKSEKEGEKEAPEKESLEKESEGKNSPRLMFMQSSGGLIDSGAFQGKDCILSGPSGGIVGAVATSEMAGAKKIITFDMGGTSTDVAQYSGEYERSLETEIAGVRLRSPMMRIHTVAAGGGSILHYEGGRFRVGPDSAGSDPGPASYRKGGPLTVTDCNVMLGKLKPEFFPNLFGPDGDQPLDSELVSRKFAEIAKEIFEKEGSEKELSEKEVSEKEIFEKEGSEKEVSEKEISSGGSIRTPEQIAEGFLSVAVENMANAIKKISVQRGYNIKEYTLCCFGGAGAQHACRVADSLGVKRIFIHSYAGVLSAYGMGLADQRLIKESYVGAELSNGLIEELKTVFAGLENEGRLIMLEQGVQEECIAVLFKVHMRYAGSDTQLAVDFADKDALRIGFEEAHKKRFGFVIEDKAMVVEAVSVEIIGITERVSDPVLKTETNPAFSPVSAVQMYSYGEFHETPVFQREELKPGTCISGPAVLIEKNTTIIIEPGWEGEITERDHLLLHRKIPLPAHTAIGTETDPVMLEIFNNRFMSVAEQMGYTLQNTAYSVNIKERLDFSCAIFDRHGNLIANAPHIPVHLGSMGECVKSLIRTQFQEMQAGDVYLINSPYHGGTHLPDITVVTPMFGSSGEVLFYLASRGHHADVGGISPGSVPPGSRTIEEEGVLSEGMKIVKQGHFCEEKLKAWLNSGKYPARNPDQNTADLRAQVAANEKGLQELRRMVEEFSLETVEAYMNHVQDNAEEAVRRVIDRLADGEFTYMLDDGNAIKVKVTIDRENRGARIDFTGTSPQLSNNFNAPASVCLAAVLYAFRILVKSDIPLNAGCLRPLEIIIPEGSMLRPEYPAAVVAGNVETSQYIVDAIFGALGTLAASQGTMNNFTFGNSDFQYYETICGGAGAGPGFAGTDAVHTHMTNSRITDPEILETRFPVLLEEFSIRQESGGEGKFRGGNGVIRKIRFLKDMNAAILSSHRKLPPFGLKGGMPGECGKNTLIHRDGSIIEVGGQAEIKLKSGDVFVIETPGGGGYGEKEKQGKKEKELNQTE, from the coding sequence ATGTCCCCCAAAACCCGCTGGCAGTTCTGGATAGACCGCGGAGGCACGTTTACTGATATCGTAGCCCGCCGCCCTGATGGTAAACTGATCACACACAAGCTTCTTTCCGAAGACCCGGCTCATTATGAAGATGCAGCCATGCACGGGATACGCCAGGTTCTCGGGCTGCCTGAAAATGCTCCCTTTCCTGCAGAACAGGTGGAAGCCATAAAAATGGGCACAACCGTGGGTACAAATGCCCTCCTTGAGCGAAAGGGAGAACGCACTGTTCTTGTTATAACCCGGGGGTTTGGAGATGCTCTCAGGATAGGGTACCAGAACCGCCCGGATATTTTTGCTCAGAAGATCGAACTTCCGGACCAGCTTTATGAAAGGGTTATCGAAGTTTCAGGCAGATACGGGGCGGACGGGAAAGAACTTGTGCCCCTTGACTTTGAGGGAGCCAGAAAAGAGCTTGAAGAGGCTTTCAACGCCGGCATCCGTTCAGCTGCAATTGTCCTTATGCATGCTTACCGGTATCCTGAGCATGAGCTGAAAATCGGAAGGCTTGCGCAGGAGATCGGTTTTACACAGGTGTCCCTGTCCCATCAGGCAAGCCCGCTAATAAAAATCGTGAGCAGAGGGGAAACAGCAGTTGTGGATGCATATCTCTCTCCTGTGCTTCGCAGATATGTAGACATTATCGAAAAGAGCCTTCAAGAAAGAAAAAGTGAAAAAGAAGGTGAAAAAGAAGCACCTGAAAAAGAAAGCCTGGAGAAAGAAAGTGAGGGGAAAAATAGTCCAAGGCTCATGTTCATGCAGTCAAGCGGCGGGCTTATAGATTCGGGGGCTTTCCAGGGCAAGGACTGCATCCTTTCGGGACCTTCCGGGGGAATCGTTGGAGCAGTTGCAACCTCGGAAATGGCAGGGGCAAAAAAGATAATCACTTTCGACATGGGAGGGACATCCACGGATGTAGCTCAGTACAGTGGGGAATATGAGCGCAGTCTTGAAACCGAGATTGCTGGTGTACGCCTGCGTTCTCCTATGATGCGAATCCATACCGTAGCCGCAGGCGGGGGTTCCATACTTCACTACGAAGGAGGCAGGTTCAGGGTAGGCCCGGATTCTGCAGGCTCGGACCCCGGACCGGCGTCTTACCGAAAAGGGGGACCTCTTACGGTTACCGACTGCAACGTCATGCTTGGGAAATTGAAACCTGAGTTTTTCCCGAACCTTTTTGGGCCCGATGGAGACCAGCCCCTTGACTCCGAACTTGTGAGCAGGAAATTTGCAGAGATTGCAAAAGAAATTTTTGAAAAAGAGGGCTCTGAAAAGGAGCTATCTGAAAAAGAGGTTTCTGAAAAAGAAATTTTTGAAAAAGAGGGCTCTGAAAAAGAGGTTTCTGAAAAAGAGATTTCAAGCGGAGGCAGCATCCGGACCCCTGAACAGATAGCAGAAGGTTTTCTTTCAGTCGCAGTCGAGAATATGGCAAATGCCATAAAGAAAATCTCGGTCCAGCGGGGATACAACATAAAAGAATATACTCTCTGCTGCTTTGGAGGAGCCGGCGCCCAGCACGCCTGCAGGGTTGCAGACAGTCTTGGGGTCAAAAGGATCTTCATTCACTCTTATGCAGGCGTCCTTTCAGCATACGGTATGGGACTTGCAGACCAGAGGCTGATAAAAGAGAGTTATGTTGGAGCCGAACTTTCAAACGGGCTGATAGAGGAATTGAAAACAGTCTTTGCCGGGCTTGAAAATGAAGGCCGCCTGATCATGCTGGAACAGGGGGTGCAGGAGGAATGCATTGCTGTCCTTTTTAAGGTCCATATGCGTTATGCAGGTTCGGATACGCAGTTAGCTGTGGATTTTGCGGATAAGGACGCCCTCAGGATCGGGTTTGAGGAAGCCCACAAAAAACGCTTCGGGTTTGTAATAGAAGATAAAGCCATGGTTGTTGAAGCCGTTTCCGTGGAGATCATAGGGATTACTGAAAGAGTTTCTGACCCTGTGCTGAAAACCGAAACAAACCCTGCTTTTTCTCCCGTCTCGGCGGTTCAAATGTACAGCTATGGGGAATTCCATGAGACTCCTGTTTTCCAGAGGGAGGAACTCAAACCTGGAACCTGCATAAGCGGGCCTGCAGTTCTTATTGAGAAAAATACGACCATTATTATCGAACCCGGCTGGGAAGGAGAAATTACTGAACGCGACCATCTTCTCCTGCACCGCAAAATTCCTCTCCCGGCCCATACAGCCATAGGGACAGAGACCGACCCTGTAATGCTTGAGATTTTCAATAACAGGTTCATGTCCGTTGCCGAGCAGATGGGCTACACCCTGCAGAACACAGCCTATTCGGTAAATATAAAAGAGAGGCTGGACTTTTCCTGTGCGATTTTCGACAGGCACGGAAACCTGATAGCAAACGCCCCTCACATCCCTGTGCACCTTGGTTCCATGGGGGAATGCGTAAAATCCCTTATCCGGACACAGTTTCAGGAAATGCAGGCAGGGGATGTATACCTGATTAACTCCCCGTATCACGGAGGCACTCATCTCCCGGATATCACGGTTGTTACTCCAATGTTTGGCAGTTCCGGGGAGGTCCTGTTTTATCTGGCTTCCCGGGGCCATCATGCCGATGTAGGAGGAATAAGCCCGGGCTCCGTACCTCCGGGAAGCAGGACCATTGAGGAAGAAGGGGTGCTGAGCGAGGGCATGAAAATAGTCAAACAGGGCCATTTCTGCGAAGAAAAGCTGAAGGCCTGGTTGAACTCGGGAAAATACCCTGCAAGAAACCCGGACCAGAATACGGCTGACCTCCGGGCCCAGGTAGCTGCAAATGAAAAAGGGCTTCAGGAACTGCGCAGGATGGTGGAAGAATTTTCCCTTGAAACCGTTGAAGCTTACATGAACCATGTGCAGGATAATGCTGAAGAGGCTGTCAGAAGAGTTATTGACAGGCTTGCAGATGGGGAATTCACCTACATGCTCGATGACGGGAACGCCATTAAAGTGAAGGTCACAATTGACCGTGAGAACCGGGGTGCAAGGATCGATTTCACGGGTACTTCCCCCCAGCTTTCAAACAATTTCAATGCTCCTGCATCGGTCTGTCTGGCTGCTGTCCTCTACGCTTTCAGGATACTTGTAAAAAGTGACATCCCCCTGAACGCGGGCTGTTTAAGGCCGCTTGAAATTATCATCCCCGAAGGCTCCATGCTCAGGCCGGAATATCCTGCAGCAGTTGTTGCAGGCAATGTTGAGACTTCGCAGTACATTGTTGATGCTATTTTCGGAGCCCTTGGCACGCTGGCTGCTTCTCAGGGTACTATGAATAATTTCACCTTTGGAAATTCGGATTTCCAGTATTATGAAACCATCTGCGGAGGAGCAGGTGCAGGTCCAGGGTTTGCAGGGACGGATGCTGTCCATACCCACATGACCAACTCCAGAATTACCGACCCTGAGATCCTTGAAACAAGGTTTCCGGTTTTGCTTGAGGAGTTTTCCATCCGGCAGGAAAGTGGAGGAGAAGGGAAATTCAGGGGTGGAAACGGGGTTATCCGGAAAATCAGGTTCCTGAAGGACATGAATGCAGCCATTCTTTCAAGCCACAGGAAACTTCCGCCCTTCGGGCTCAAAGGTGGCATGCCCGGAGAGTGTGGAAAGAACACGCTTATCCACAGAGACGGCAGCATTATCGAGGTTGGGGGACAGGCTGAAATAAAGCTAAAAAGCGGAGATGTTTTTGTTATCGAGACCCCGGGAGGGGGAGGATACGGTGAGAAGGAAAAACAGGGGAAAAAGGAAAAAGAACTTAATCAAACAGAGTAG
- a CDS encoding phosphoserine transaminase, producing MKPTRVPNNPCFSSGPCAKHPGYSVEELKDTPFGRSHRSKPGKEKLAEAIKRTRDMLGLPDDYLVGIVPASDTGAFEMCLWSMLGCRVVDVLVWESFSKEWATDITKQLKLKDTRVFAAEYGKLPDLKKVDFKNDVVFVWNGTTSGVKVPNGDWIPDNREGLTLCDATSAVFAMDIPCHKLDVITFSWQKVLGGEGAHGMLILSPRAVQRLESYTPAWPLPKIFRLTKGGKLNKGIFEGSTINTPSMLANEDWLSALKWAESVGGLKQLIQRANENLAVFEAFVAKNNWIHFLAETKEIRSSTSVCFKVDLPDEKLKALIKTLENEKVAYDIGSYRDAPSGLRIWCGATVEKEDLECLCEWIEWAYNLVK from the coding sequence ATGAAACCAACACGAGTTCCTAATAATCCTTGTTTTTCTTCTGGGCCGTGTGCCAAACATCCAGGTTATTCTGTTGAAGAGCTGAAGGATACACCTTTTGGCCGGTCACACCGGAGCAAACCTGGCAAGGAAAAATTAGCTGAAGCAATTAAAAGAACAAGAGATATGCTTGGACTTCCTGATGATTATCTCGTAGGTATTGTACCGGCTTCCGATACAGGCGCTTTTGAAATGTGCTTGTGGTCCATGCTGGGGTGCCGCGTGGTTGATGTTCTGGTTTGGGAATCTTTCAGTAAAGAATGGGCAACCGACATCACTAAACAGTTAAAATTAAAAGATACCCGAGTTTTTGCGGCAGAATACGGAAAATTACCAGATTTAAAGAAGGTCGATTTCAAGAATGATGTCGTCTTTGTCTGGAATGGGACTACTAGCGGAGTCAAAGTACCCAACGGCGACTGGATTCCTGATAACCGGGAAGGGCTCACGCTTTGCGATGCCACCTCTGCTGTATTTGCTATGGATATACCCTGCCATAAATTGGATGTCATCACCTTCTCATGGCAGAAGGTTTTAGGTGGGGAAGGTGCACACGGGATGCTGATATTATCTCCGCGGGCTGTTCAGCGGTTAGAAAGCTATACTCCTGCCTGGCCATTGCCCAAGATTTTCCGCCTGACCAAAGGTGGTAAACTGAATAAGGGGATTTTTGAAGGCTCTACTATTAACACCCCATCCATGCTGGCTAATGAAGATTGGCTGTCAGCATTAAAATGGGCAGAGTCTGTCGGAGGGCTTAAACAACTTATCCAGCGGGCAAATGAAAATCTGGCGGTCTTTGAGGCATTTGTTGCTAAAAACAACTGGATCCATTTCTTAGCGGAAACAAAAGAGATAAGGTCCAGCACCAGTGTCTGCTTTAAAGTTGATTTACCTGACGAAAAGCTTAAAGCACTGATTAAAACGCTTGAGAATGAAAAAGTTGCTTATGACATCGGTTCTTACCGGGATGCACCTTCGGGCTTGCGCATCTGGTGCGGGGCTACCGTTGAGAAAGAGGATTTAGAATGCCTCTGTGAATGGATCGAATGGGCTTACAATTTGGTTAAATAA
- a CDS encoding CxxC-x17-CxxC domain-containing protein: protein MAFNDRNFSGNSNSNFGAPREMHKTKCSDCGVETEVPFKPDPERPVYCRDCLPNHRTPRENRRY, encoded by the coding sequence ATGGCTTTTAATGACAGAAACTTCAGTGGAAATTCTAATTCTAATTTCGGCGCTCCCAGAGAAATGCACAAAACAAAATGTTCAGATTGTGGTGTTGAAACTGAAGTGCCTTTCAAACCTGACCCAGAAAGACCTGTTTACTGCAGGGACTGTCTTCCTAACCACAGGACACCCAGAGAAAACCGCAGATACTAA
- a CDS encoding CxxC-x17-CxxC domain-containing protein codes for MAFNDRNPRGNSGGFRGNTGPREMTKVTCSDCGVETEVPFKPTEGRPVYCRECFPKHKKF; via the coding sequence ATGGCTTTTAATGACAGAAATCCCAGAGGAAATTCCGGAGGTTTCCGTGGTAACACCGGACCAAGGGAAATGACAAAAGTGACTTGCTCTGACTGTGGTGTTGAGACTGAAGTACCGTTCAAACCCACCGAAGGCAGACCAGTATACTGCAGGGAATGTTTTCCCAAACACAAGAAATTCTAA
- the eif1A gene encoding translation initiation factor eIF-1A has product MRKRRLGSTQSVNSRDNSEVSRVRTPRKDRNEVLATVACLLGSKRVTLQCMDGVVRMGRIPGSKKKRMWIREGDVVIANPWEVQDCKAEVIWKYTRPQVEWLERKGYIKY; this is encoded by the coding sequence ATTAGAAAAAGAAGATTAGGATCCACACAATCAGTAAACTCAAGAGATAACTCTGAAGTATCCAGAGTACGAACCCCCCGTAAGGACAGAAATGAAGTCCTGGCAACGGTTGCATGTTTACTCGGTTCGAAAAGGGTAACACTTCAGTGTATGGATGGAGTTGTCCGCATGGGCAGGATTCCAGGCTCTAAAAAGAAGAGAATGTGGATCCGTGAAGGTGACGTGGTCATAGCCAATCCCTGGGAAGTTCAGGACTGCAAAGCCGAAGTAATCTGGAAATATACAAGACCTCAGGTTGAATGGCTTGAGCGGAAAGGTTACATTAAGTACTGA